A window of the Dyadobacter pollutisoli genome harbors these coding sequences:
- a CDS encoding sensor histidine kinase, which yields MRPNTPIIFNQDPKRILLHALFWLAVLVILTVIYGAGMPDYRLAIGIVAMFLPIHIFYFYSIAYVLIPRFFNRKKYVESLIFLLLCVVLSTLAFRLLEILVADPVIYNSLKKSDPTFVWRKLQGSFQEQLAKPVYLISAFEQTNIFVWIALSVKFFKMWFERRQAAIEAELNFLKGQLHPHFLFNTLNNLYALTLNQSPRSPSVVMGLAEILRYMLYEANTEVVDLEKDIRIVESYIALEKIRYEERLDINFSINGLLPEYKIAPLLILPLVENAFKHGASEQVGQAWINIDLRVKNNLLKFKISNSKPETGSSADNKRHHVSIGLTNVHKRLDILYPSAHQLRILEEDDMFAVILEIELDKRVEI from the coding sequence ATGCGCCCAAATACCCCGATTATCTTTAATCAGGACCCTAAACGAATCTTACTGCATGCATTGTTCTGGCTAGCCGTCCTTGTGATACTGACGGTTATTTACGGAGCGGGTATGCCTGACTACAGGCTTGCGATCGGTATTGTCGCGATGTTTTTGCCGATCCATATCTTTTACTTTTATTCCATTGCATATGTCCTGATTCCCAGGTTTTTCAATAGGAAAAAGTACGTCGAATCGCTCATTTTCCTGCTGCTGTGTGTGGTACTTTCAACGCTGGCCTTCCGGCTGCTTGAAATACTCGTTGCGGACCCGGTGATTTATAATTCTCTTAAAAAATCAGATCCTACATTCGTCTGGAGAAAGCTGCAGGGAAGTTTTCAGGAACAGCTCGCCAAACCGGTGTACCTGATCAGCGCATTTGAGCAGACCAACATTTTTGTATGGATCGCATTGTCGGTAAAATTCTTCAAAATGTGGTTTGAAAGAAGGCAAGCGGCCATTGAGGCTGAACTGAATTTTCTGAAAGGGCAGCTGCACCCGCATTTTCTTTTCAATACACTTAACAATTTATATGCGTTAACGTTGAATCAGTCGCCCCGGTCACCGTCTGTGGTCATGGGACTGGCAGAAATCCTCAGATACATGCTTTATGAGGCTAATACCGAGGTAGTGGATCTCGAAAAGGACATCAGGATCGTGGAGAGTTACATTGCCCTGGAAAAGATCCGGTACGAGGAGCGGTTGGACATTAATTTTAGTATCAACGGTTTATTGCCTGAATATAAAATTGCTCCACTGCTCATTCTCCCATTGGTTGAAAATGCATTTAAACACGGCGCGAGTGAGCAGGTAGGGCAGGCATGGATCAACATTGACCTCCGCGTTAAGAACAATTTACTTAAATTTAAAATATCGAATAGCAAGCCGGAAACCGGATCTTCTGCTGATAATAAAAGACATCATGTAAGCATTGGGTTGACAAATGTCCATAAAAGGCTAGACATTCTGTACCCGTCCGCGCACCAATTGCGGATATTGGAAGAGGACGATATGTTTGCGGTGATCCTGGAAATTGAACTGGATAAAAGGGTTGAAATTTAG
- a CDS encoding LytR/AlgR family response regulator transcription factor, translated as MKLRAILVDDEPHAIEVLDNYLGNFSEVEIVARCQDAIQAFQILQHEKIDVMFLDVKMPGLKGTDLLRSLKNPPKVIFTTAYQDYAVEGFDLNAVDYLLKPIPFERFLRAMDKVFTGLNISNPPVSVTQKNTVSNKDTFLYLKVDRKMVKVNVDEILWIESLRDYIKVVLKDKSLVSKQKISLLEELLPEDGFIRVHRSFIVSVDKVESYHSHKIEIAGKELPIGRNFRNDCQRRFKLTF; from the coding sequence ATGAAATTAAGGGCAATTTTGGTCGATGATGAACCGCACGCAATTGAAGTACTGGACAACTATCTCGGTAATTTCAGCGAGGTCGAAATCGTGGCCCGTTGCCAGGATGCGATCCAGGCGTTTCAGATACTGCAGCATGAAAAGATCGACGTGATGTTTCTGGATGTGAAAATGCCCGGACTGAAAGGTACCGATCTGCTCAGAAGTCTCAAAAATCCTCCGAAAGTTATTTTCACTACCGCCTACCAGGATTATGCAGTGGAAGGTTTTGACCTCAATGCAGTTGATTATCTCCTGAAACCGATCCCTTTCGAGCGCTTTTTACGGGCAATGGACAAGGTCTTCACCGGGCTCAACATCAGTAATCCGCCAGTATCGGTCACCCAGAAGAACACCGTCAGTAACAAGGATACCTTCCTCTATTTGAAAGTAGACCGGAAAATGGTGAAGGTCAATGTGGACGAAATCCTCTGGATTGAAAGCCTCAGGGACTACATTAAAGTGGTTTTGAAAGATAAATCATTAGTATCAAAGCAAAAGATCAGCCTGCTGGAAGAGCTGCTGCCGGAGGACGGATTCATCCGAGTGCACCGCTCATTTATTGTTTCTGTCGACAAGGTGGAAAGCTACCATTCACACAAAATCGAAATCGCCGGAAAGGAGCTTCCGATCGGCCGTAACTTCCGCAATGACTGCCAGCGGAGGTTTAAACTCACATTCTGA
- a CDS encoding right-handed parallel beta-helix repeat-containing protein: protein MLKSKKILLTVLSCAVFLGSCKEDEDVKPTNTLTARAGADQNVHAGDVVSLDGSASTDSESKPFDYRWAFAKKPAGSTAALNSTTDTKPKFTADLPGEYELELTTSNANGESKDKVLVTATVIEPIVLEANIKAKTTLEDRIANPAIPDYIVNANVTVNAELTLKPGVVIAFARDARLEVNDNGGILLAKGDSLNPIRLIGKETTKGFWAGVVFRSSSSANTLEYVQVLHAGSKALFSGRKAGMAIAGASKAQITIKNCLFEKNDGYGLWIEQGVILSLFKSNVFKDNSEAGILLNADHVASLDMNSVFTNGNGRNVVEIMASYLSKNVTAEVVWQGFKDKTPYRVLESLTVDANWKIMPGVVIEMTADARMSIDEGYINAIGTEASKIVIRGVENTPAFWRGLICYTTSQKNMFEHVDISGGGSIPLVSGKKTNIAVYGSQARLQIKNSKISGSGGYGIYVNYQASVNEDIETINTFADNAQGKLLKE from the coding sequence ATGTTAAAAAGTAAAAAAATCCTACTAACCGTACTGTCATGCGCGGTGTTCTTGGGAAGTTGTAAAGAAGATGAGGATGTAAAACCTACCAACACTCTCACGGCGCGAGCAGGCGCAGACCAGAATGTACATGCAGGCGACGTAGTGTCCCTGGACGGAAGCGCATCCACCGACAGCGAAAGTAAGCCGTTCGACTATCGCTGGGCATTTGCCAAGAAACCGGCAGGGAGTACCGCCGCATTGAACTCCACCACGGATACAAAGCCTAAGTTCACCGCAGATCTTCCGGGTGAATACGAGCTGGAACTCACTACCAGCAACGCGAATGGAGAGAGCAAGGATAAGGTACTGGTCACCGCGACAGTTATTGAGCCGATCGTCCTGGAAGCAAACATTAAAGCAAAAACTACCTTGGAAGACCGTATCGCCAATCCGGCCATACCCGACTACATTGTGAATGCCAATGTAACGGTGAATGCAGAACTGACGCTGAAACCAGGTGTTGTGATCGCATTTGCAAGGGACGCAAGGCTGGAAGTGAATGACAATGGTGGTATCCTGCTTGCAAAAGGCGATTCGCTTAATCCAATCCGTTTGATTGGTAAAGAAACGACCAAAGGTTTCTGGGCTGGTGTCGTGTTTAGGTCATCGAGCAGCGCGAACACGCTCGAATATGTGCAGGTACTACACGCAGGAAGCAAGGCGCTTTTCAGCGGAAGAAAAGCAGGTATGGCAATCGCAGGAGCATCGAAAGCGCAGATTACGATCAAGAATTGCCTCTTTGAGAAAAACGACGGATATGGTTTATGGATAGAGCAGGGTGTGATCCTGTCATTGTTCAAGTCCAATGTATTTAAAGACAATAGTGAAGCAGGTATTTTGCTGAATGCGGATCACGTGGCAAGTCTGGATATGAACTCGGTATTTACCAATGGAAATGGCAGGAATGTGGTGGAGATTATGGCCTCATACCTTTCCAAAAATGTGACCGCAGAAGTGGTATGGCAAGGTTTCAAAGACAAAACACCGTACCGAGTACTGGAAAGCCTGACTGTGGATGCTAACTGGAAAATTATGCCGGGTGTGGTCATCGAAATGACAGCAGACGCAAGAATGTCCATCGACGAGGGTTATATCAATGCAATTGGAACAGAGGCTTCCAAAATTGTGATTAGGGGTGTTGAGAACACACCCGCTTTCTGGCGCGGATTGATCTGCTACACGACAAGCCAGAAGAACATGTTTGAGCATGTTGACATATCAGGCGGTGGAAGCATCCCATTGGTTTCGGGCAAGAAAACCAACATAGCGGTGTACGGAAGCCAGGCCAGGTTGCAGATCAAAAACTCGAAAATATCTGGCAGCGGAGGTTACGGAATTTACGTAAACTACCAGGCAAGCGTCAATGAAGACATTGAAACAATAAACACATTTGCGGATAATGCTCAGGGTAAACTCCTGAAAGAGTAA
- a CDS encoding TapB family protein: protein MLNRNSISPLPVRRLKSVLFSCAVAVMALASCKDDDNKVVPDEVVNAKKAIIPENGKQYTYKIVDSDGTVETSVTQVKSVKDSAGMSVSNIQNVVKVADGQYAVDYKAYSKNGATTYELQLPSVFAALIKELRPIAYIEDFDLTGFPQYQIFDNKGTVDSPVTFKGDPINMKIKMQIIVEEGDNIDAEISSKITYKSGKVVKEEAVTTPAGTFNCSKWQYSYVTVTKFQAAGVPAEESTETINVSLWTAPEIGIVKSVEESSEGETSTTELQKIQ from the coding sequence ATGTTAAATAGAAATTCAATTTCTCCATTGCCGGTACGCCGGTTGAAATCAGTACTATTCTCCTGTGCGGTAGCCGTTATGGCACTGGCGTCTTGTAAGGACGATGACAACAAAGTAGTCCCGGATGAAGTTGTCAATGCCAAAAAAGCCATTATCCCGGAAAATGGGAAACAGTATACATACAAAATCGTTGATTCGGACGGTACCGTTGAAACATCAGTTACCCAGGTGAAAAGTGTAAAAGACTCGGCAGGAATGTCCGTTTCTAACATTCAAAACGTGGTGAAAGTAGCGGATGGCCAGTACGCTGTTGATTACAAGGCTTACAGTAAAAATGGGGCCACCACCTATGAATTGCAACTGCCGTCGGTATTTGCAGCATTGATTAAGGAACTGCGGCCGATCGCTTACATTGAGGATTTCGATCTGACAGGCTTTCCACAGTACCAGATTTTTGACAACAAAGGTACCGTCGATAGTCCTGTCACTTTCAAGGGCGATCCGATCAATATGAAGATCAAAATGCAGATTATCGTCGAAGAAGGCGACAATATAGATGCCGAGATCAGTTCTAAAATTACTTACAAATCTGGCAAGGTAGTGAAGGAGGAGGCAGTTACAACACCAGCCGGGACCTTCAATTGCAGCAAATGGCAGTACAGCTACGTGACCGTTACCAAATTCCAGGCAGCAGGCGTTCCGGCCGAAGAGTCAACGGAAACGATCAATGTTTCACTCTGGACAGCACCGGAAATAGGTATTGTAAAGTCCGTGGAAGAGTCGTCAGAAGGCGAAACATCAACTACCGAACTGCAAAAAATCCAGTAA